The Pyrus communis chromosome 9, drPyrComm1.1, whole genome shotgun sequence genome has a segment encoding these proteins:
- the LOC137744503 gene encoding cellulose synthase-like protein E1: protein MENSKVPLHLCHVHKLSNFINRTHILVHSIALVFLISYRASFFFQHPKTKATTLPWLLVFASEVLLAFEWLLSQSFRWQTVSRTVFPERLPEDDKLPPIDVFICTADPEKEPTVGVMNTVLSAMAMDYPPEKLHVYLSDDAGAAVTLNGMREAWRFAKWWLPFCKRYGIKCTAPEAYFSAGAGEDDGDENGGFGGSEFVQEKEHIKEKYEAFKKSVTENARIGDTRSNSRRDHCAVIEVIQETSSDNADAIQANEAKNKPLLIYVSREKRPSQPHHFKAGALNVLVCMHLSFCNFFTIYVSILSNILLPYMCITYILNSDIYDSQYRSALKVLWKGYDGLGGPCVCGTGYYIKRLSLCESSISEAGDAMKLRQCFGPSNEFIKSLRQINKPDRMFVQRNNAQPNETQLLASCAYEDGTKWGKEVGFLYGSVVEDYFTGFHLHCKGWISVYCDPKRPQFLGSGTTNLDDFLVQGTRWSSGLVDVAISKFNPLIYGPFKMPTFLHSMCYAELALFPIFYFLSLWGFATIPQLCLLNGIPLYPQVSNTYFIVFAFIFLSSHSKHLYEVLATGSTFRHWVNEQRIWMMKSVTSHLYGSVDAFMKKLGIREANFFPTNKVDDVEQLKRYNMGVFDFQTSLLFLVPMVALIILNMASFAVGIARGIFVGELDKMFIQVFIPFYVIVMNYPIIEGMLIRKDKGSIPLSVTLVSALVSLIFYFFGSIIFM, encoded by the exons ATGGAGAATTCTAAGGTCCCTCTCCATCTCTGCCACGTCCACAAGCTTTCAAACTTCATCAACCGGACACATATCCTCGTCCACTCGATCGCTCTAGTCTTCTTGATTTCCTATAGagcctctttcttcttccaacACCCCAAAACCAAAGCCACAACCCTACCATGGCTTCTTGTCTTTGCCTCGGAAGTCCTCCTTGCCTTCGAATGGCTCCTCAGCCAATCATTCCGATGGCAGACAGTTTCGCGAACTGTGTTCCCAGAGAGGCTTCCGGAGGATGACAAGCTTCCGCCGATTGACGTGTTTATTTGCACCGCGGATCCGGAGAAGGAGCCAACCGTGGGGGTAATGAACACGGTGTTATCTGCCATGGCAATGGACTATCCACCAGAAAAGCTTCACGTGTATCTCTCTGATGACGCTGGTGCTGCCGTGACTTTGAATGGGATGAGAGAGGCTTGGAGGTTTGCAAAGTGGTGGCTTCCGTTTTGTAAGAGGTATGGAATCAAGTGTACGGCTCCGGAGGCTTATTTCTCTGCAGGTGCAGGAGAGGATGACGGGGATGAGAACGGTGGTTTTGGGGGCAGTGAGTTCGTACAAGAGAAAGAGCATATTAAG GAGAAATACGAGGCGTTTAAGAAAAGTGTGACAGAAAATGCAAGGATTGGGGACACTAGGAGCAATAGTCGTCGAGATCACTGTGCGGTAATTGAG GTAATACAAGAAACGTCCAGTGATAATGCTGATGCAATTCAAGCAAATGAAGCCAAAAATAAGCCTCTTCTTATTTATGTTTCTCGTGAAAAGAGACCTTCTCAACCTCATCATTTCAAGGCCGGAGCGCTCAATGTTCTTGTATGCATGCATCTctctttttgtaattttttcacTATTTATGTGTCGATTTTAAGTAATATTCTCTTACCATATATGTGTATTACTTATATACT TAACAGCGATATCTATGACAGTCAGTATAGATCAGCATTGAAG GTGCTATGGAAAGGTTATGATGGGCTTGGAGGGCCATGCGTGTGTGGTACTGGCTACTACATCAAGAGGTTGTCCTTATGTGAAAGTTCCATTAGTGAAG CCGGGGATGCAATGAAACTtagacaatgttttggtccatCCAATGAGTTCATCAAATCCCTCCGCCAAATAAACAAGCCTGATCGTATGTTCGTCCAAAGAAATAATGCACAGCCAAATGAAACCCAACTACTAGCATCTTGTGCTTATGAAGATGGCACCAAATGGGGCAAAGAG GTTGGTTTCTTATACGGTTCAGTGGTGGAAGATTACTTCACAGGGTTTCATTTGCATTGCAAAGGTTGGATTTCAGTGTATTGTGATCCAAAAAGGCCACAATTCTTGGGCAGTGGCACCAccaatttggatgattttttggtCCAAGGGACAAGATGGTCCTCCGGCTTGGTTGATGTTGCTATCTCGAAGTTTAATCCTCTTATATATGGCCCTTTCAAAATGCCCACTTTTCTTCACAGCATGTGTTATGCAGAACTTGCCCTTTTCCCCATTTTCTATTTCTTGTCGCTCTGGGGCTTTGCTACCATTCCTCAACTCTGCCTACTCAATGGCATTCCTTTATACCCTCAG GTCTCAAATACTTATTTCATTGTATTTGCGTTCATATTCCTATCATCCCATTCTAAACATTTATATGAGGTGCTCGCAACGGGGTCAACATTTCGACATTGGGTAAATGAGCAGAGGATATGGATGATGAAGTCAGTCACATCCCATTTATATGGTAGTGTGGATGCTTTCATGAAGAAACTTGGAATAAGAGAAGCCAATTTTTTTCCAACGAATAAAGTCGACGACGTCGAACAACTCAAGCGTTACAATATGGGAGTATTTGATTTCCAAACATCACTACTATTTCTTGTTCCAATGGTTGCCCTAATCATCTTGAACATGGCATCGTTTGCTGTGGGGATTGCTAGAGGGATCTTTGTGGGGGAGTTGGACAAGATGTTCATACAAGTTTTCATACCCTTCTATGTCATAGTAATGAACTACCCTATCATTGAAGGAATGCTTATAAGGAAAGACAAAGGAAGCATTCCACTCTCTGTTACCCTTGTATCTGCCTTAGTTTCcctcattttctatttttttggttCTATTATTTTCATGTAG